A single window of Pseudophryne corroboree isolate aPseCor3 chromosome 5, aPseCor3.hap2, whole genome shotgun sequence DNA harbors:
- the LOC134927356 gene encoding syncytin-2-like yields MLEVLELRGGRPVDKKFNISRPPSLKLHQYHVDRSLVCFNISNLRKPGNWEVTWNNQTMAFSHRADRLPVDSVLIRQIANSGRYFRYRYTEGSKTMRVGEVSPGYCAHIIQPDTCTEQMRELGIGFFTWKLCNMVMSYSVPYVLPDDAYFICGRKAYKWLAPNSEGLCYIGRVMPEVMTITHDKMKDVHRNAQAPYTHTHYEHIVKRHLIDRTEHVASDLIHESTGIQFLLALAITRTARGIINYRYIHALANLIDNITEMYDDTFRYTGRELQAYETELIQHRMVLNYITAVTGGYCVTLATQYGVKCCTYITNSTDDLTEIIDQKMDNILQLKWEFRRRHNLTLTAVSNELTGWVSWLNPRNWFSGLGEWAQNVIMSVGKFLLYILGVVIIIGLIFRCVRILTRRKHSTKLMSLRSGGIVTAADLIYDPSIETMGVIPSCSLASGF; encoded by the coding sequence atgctggaggtactcgaattacggggtgggagaccggtggacaagaaatttaatatttctaggccccctagtttgaagctccaccagtatcatgtagatagatccttagtgtgtttcaacatttccaatctccgaaaaccaggaaattgggaggtgacatggaataaccagaccatggcattttcgcatagagctgataggtTACCCGTAGACTCTgtccttatacgccaaatagccaacagtggaaggtattttcggtataggtatactgaaggaagtaagaccatgcgggttggagaagtatcaccagggtactgtgcgcatatcatacagcctgatacttgtactgaacagatgagagaactagggattgggtttttcacttggaaactttgtaatatggtaatgtcatattctgtcccatatgttctccccgatgatgcttatttcatatgtgggaggaaggcgtataagtggcttgccccaaactcagaaggattgtgttacattggaagagtgatgccagaggtcatgaccataacccatgataagatgaaagacgttcaccgcaatgctcaggctccttatactcacactcattatgaacacatcgttaagagacacctcatagataggacagagcacgtagcctctgatttgatccacgaatccaccgggattcaattccttctcgcattagcgatcacccgtactgccagaggaattataaattataggtacatccatgcgctagcgaacttgatagataatatcactgagatgtatgacgacaccttcaggtatacgggtagggaattgcaagcttacgagacggaactgatccagcacaggatggtcctcaattatatcacagccgtgacgggtgggtactgtgtcactttggcaactcaatatggtgtgaagtgctgcacgtatattacaaacagcactgatgacctaaccgagatcatcgatcaaaagatggacaatatcttgcagttgaagtgggagttccgaaggagacacaaccttaccctgactgctgtgagtaatgaactgaccggctgggtctcatggttgaacccacgcaattggttctcaggtttaggagaatgggctcaaaatgttattatgagtgtaggaaagtttctcctttatatcctgggagtcgtcataattattggcttgatatttaggtgtgttcgaattttaacgcggcgcaagcacagcacaaaattgatgagtctaaggagcgggggcattgttacagcagcagatttaatttacgacccatccatagagacaatgggggtcattccgagttgttcgctcgcaagcggattttag